One part of the Halopenitus persicus genome encodes these proteins:
- a CDS encoding thiamine pyrophosphate-binding protein, translating to MSDNYTGADLVVDALESYGVTHVFGNPGTTEVPLLKALGDSALQYILGLHEDIAVGMAAGYASTRRYHANHRDAFPLGVVNLHVAPGLAHGLGNLQNAHRSGVPLLVTAGEHGTSHRHEEPILSGDLVKMAEEYTKWSAVVDDVSALPTMLRRAIRTALTPPTAPVFLGLPIDVMMAGTDEPPERLGGIPTAGRGDRRQIEAAARELENATDPVLVLGDQVARTGPRGIEAATTLAAETGTPVYSEMATGEINYPPGDDHWVSFVAPDTEMARVAFDADTLVFVGCSTNVPYIPYDEAFVPDDATTIHIGDDAWELGKNDPADVAIVGDPGSVMSEIAELVDVSTTERERRRETVSQRREEMAAFHPTTDVDSPSISKTALAEKLATVAPDALVVNESNTSKYPLLTQWPLEPEQFIANKNGGLGYALPAAVGAAIAVSQRGEDRSVIGFIGDGSFLYYPQTMYTAARYGIDVTVVVPNNQNYRILKDGMLDIFGGTDDDYDYVGMDIDPEFDIAENTHSQGVLADSVRDITLLESSLHKAVNTDKPAMVDVHVED from the coding sequence ATGTCAGATAACTATACAGGCGCGGATCTGGTCGTCGACGCATTGGAGTCATACGGAGTCACTCACGTCTTCGGAAATCCGGGAACCACGGAAGTTCCGCTCCTGAAAGCACTCGGTGACTCCGCCCTCCAGTACATTCTCGGGTTACACGAGGATATCGCGGTTGGAATGGCTGCCGGGTACGCGAGTACTCGTCGGTATCACGCCAATCATCGGGACGCGTTTCCGCTTGGTGTCGTCAACCTCCACGTTGCGCCAGGTCTTGCACACGGACTCGGCAATCTCCAAAACGCCCATCGGAGCGGGGTTCCTCTGCTCGTGACCGCGGGCGAACATGGCACGAGCCATCGCCACGAGGAGCCGATCCTTTCGGGAGATCTCGTGAAGATGGCCGAGGAGTACACGAAATGGAGCGCCGTCGTTGATGACGTGTCCGCTCTACCGACGATGCTACGGCGAGCGATCCGAACCGCTTTGACCCCACCGACCGCACCCGTCTTCCTGGGACTGCCGATCGACGTGATGATGGCTGGGACGGATGAACCGCCCGAGAGGCTCGGTGGCATACCCACCGCTGGGCGTGGTGATCGTCGACAGATCGAAGCCGCTGCTCGTGAGCTCGAGAACGCGACCGATCCCGTCCTCGTCTTGGGTGATCAAGTCGCGCGAACGGGCCCACGTGGAATCGAAGCTGCAACCACACTCGCAGCCGAAACCGGAACGCCGGTATATAGCGAGATGGCAACGGGCGAGATCAATTATCCACCCGGTGACGATCACTGGGTATCGTTCGTTGCGCCGGATACGGAGATGGCTCGAGTCGCGTTCGATGCTGACACGCTCGTTTTCGTCGGATGTTCGACGAACGTCCCCTACATTCCATATGACGAAGCGTTCGTCCCCGACGACGCGACGACCATCCATATCGGGGACGATGCCTGGGAGCTCGGTAAAAACGATCCCGCGGACGTCGCAATCGTTGGTGATCCCGGAAGCGTGATGTCAGAGATCGCTGAACTCGTCGACGTTTCGACGACGGAACGCGAACGGCGACGAGAAACGGTTTCACAACGACGCGAGGAGATGGCGGCCTTTCATCCGACGACGGACGTGGACTCGCCGTCGATATCCAAAACGGCTCTCGCGGAAAAGCTGGCTACCGTTGCGCCCGATGCGCTCGTCGTCAACGAGAGCAACACCAGTAAGTACCCGCTGTTAACGCAATGGCCGCTTGAACCTGAACAGTTCATCGCCAACAAAAACGGTGGTCTGGGCTACGCGCTTCCCGCTGCCGTCGGAGCAGCCATCGCGGTTTCACAACGCGGCGAGGATCGGTCAGTCATCGGATTCATTGGGGATGGGTCGTTTCTGTATTACCCGCAGACGATGTATACTGCCGCTCGCTACGGTATCGACGTAACCGTTGTCGTTCCAAACAACCAAAACTATCGGATCCTAAAGGACGGAATGTTGGACATCTTCGGCGGAACCGACGATGACTACGACTACGTCGGAATGGACATCGACCCCGAGTTCGACATTGCTGAAAACACGCACAGTCAGGGCGTGCTTGCCGATTCCGTTCGGGACATCACATTGCTTGAGTCATCACTTCATAAAGCGGTGAATACGGATAAACCTGCGATGGTTGACGTCCACGTCGAAGACTAG
- a CDS encoding dimethylarginine dimethylaminohydrolase family protein — translation MAEAEITADEDGEFGESVDEMYKSLHPQVLSDFEDEMPKLWGEKWKANTTVGKLRTALLHKPGEEMLQVGEETPWEPHESSLAAWRMREQPDLDEMVEHHYNLKDTLEAEGVDVITREPDPNDPPYQVKSIYCDDVAQPAAYGHVILRMYDNVRRGEEVPTYKTLAKNDIPVVGMITGKGMVEGGTCGWFDEKHAFIEVHVPRENTSDPEVMRANEAGHQQLANIIKSQDPEVDVRVQSGYGETKGNIPYAMVDRHTSIGKEEWYDPHLVEWMKSEMDWNFIEPPEHLVRDQVRAFTRGPNTGVVLEPGKLLTTDQYPEATRWFESIGLEVVEVNVESLVRPRNSGSIHCCVGSLRRDPEPEEPDTYA, via the coding sequence ATGGCGGAGGCAGAGATCACTGCGGACGAAGACGGAGAGTTCGGAGAATCAGTCGATGAAATGTACAAGTCGCTTCACCCACAGGTTCTCTCGGACTTCGAGGATGAAATGCCCAAACTCTGGGGTGAAAAGTGGAAGGCAAACACCACGGTCGGGAAGCTCAGAACCGCACTCTTGCACAAGCCGGGCGAAGAGATGCTCCAAGTCGGCGAGGAGACTCCCTGGGAGCCCCACGAATCCAGCCTTGCGGCGTGGCGTATGCGGGAACAGCCTGATCTCGACGAGATGGTGGAGCACCACTACAATCTGAAGGACACGCTCGAGGCGGAGGGGGTGGACGTCATTACCCGCGAACCGGACCCGAACGATCCGCCGTACCAGGTCAAATCGATTTATTGTGATGACGTCGCACAACCTGCGGCATACGGGCACGTCATCCTCCGAATGTACGATAACGTGCGGCGGGGCGAGGAGGTCCCGACGTACAAGACCCTGGCCAAGAACGATATTCCGGTCGTCGGGATGATCACCGGGAAAGGAATGGTTGAAGGAGGGACATGCGGATGGTTCGACGAGAAACACGCGTTCATTGAAGTCCACGTTCCGCGGGAAAACACGTCCGACCCGGAGGTGATGCGTGCAAACGAGGCAGGACACCAGCAACTGGCAAACATCATCAAATCACAGGACCCCGAGGTGGACGTTCGAGTTCAATCCGGATACGGAGAGACGAAAGGGAACATCCCGTATGCGATGGTCGATCGCCATACGAGCATCGGCAAGGAGGAGTGGTACGATCCGCACCTCGTCGAGTGGATGAAATCCGAGATGGACTGGAACTTCATCGAACCGCCGGAACACCTCGTTCGCGATCAGGTCCGAGCGTTCACGCGCGGGCCAAATACCGGGGTCGTGCTGGAGCCGGGGAAACTCCTGACGACTGATCAGTATCCGGAGGCGACGAGGTGGTTCGAATCGATCGGCCTCGAGGTCGTCGAGGTCAACGTCGAGAGCCTCGTTCGACCGAGAAACAGCGGGAGCATTCACTGCTGCGTCGGAAGCCTTCGACGGGATCCCGAACCCGAGGAACCGGATACGTACGCATAA
- a CDS encoding ABC transporter permease, with amino-acid sequence MSIKNKFDELNRTASVYFKREEGRLGLLEILPGLTLITVLLGGSLGIVLLYSFLEPAPVSAESTLTLQHYREFFETGFYLSVLLDSFVIAVITTAAALALGYPAAYYLTIMDSKWKSLYLLLMILPFWINVVVRTYAWRLILGSNGLINYFLVDITGVINSPLELLYSKAAVAVGLVHVFLPFMIIPIYISLNNVDRSGVEAAKNLGANKLVAFSEITFPQSLPGVAAGVLLVFVMSFGAFVTPSLLGGQQNIMIGNVIGQMFNELQAWGLGGAISVIFIVLVVAIVYLFNRQIGLDEIYGSGGDA; translated from the coding sequence ATGTCAATCAAAAATAAATTCGACGAGTTGAATCGAACGGCGAGCGTCTACTTCAAACGCGAGGAGGGGCGGCTGGGGTTACTCGAGATCCTCCCGGGACTAACGCTGATCACCGTATTGCTGGGCGGATCGCTCGGGATCGTTCTCCTCTACAGTTTTCTTGAGCCTGCGCCCGTATCCGCCGAGTCAACGCTCACGCTACAGCATTACAGGGAGTTTTTCGAAACCGGATTCTATCTCTCGGTTCTCCTGGACTCGTTCGTCATCGCCGTCATCACGACCGCCGCAGCACTCGCCTTGGGATACCCCGCGGCGTACTACTTAACGATAATGGATAGTAAGTGGAAATCTCTCTACCTCCTGTTGATGATACTGCCGTTCTGGATCAACGTGGTGGTGCGAACCTATGCGTGGCGCCTCATCCTCGGATCGAACGGCCTCATAAACTATTTTCTCGTCGATATTACGGGAGTGATTAACTCCCCGTTGGAGCTACTGTACTCGAAAGCCGCCGTCGCCGTCGGCCTCGTCCACGTGTTTCTCCCGTTTATGATCATTCCGATCTACATCTCGTTGAATAACGTCGATCGATCGGGCGTCGAGGCCGCAAAGAATCTCGGAGCGAACAAGCTGGTAGCGTTCTCGGAGATTACGTTTCCACAGAGCCTTCCGGGTGTCGCGGCAGGAGTACTGCTCGTGTTCGTGATGTCGTTCGGGGCGTTCGTAACGCCATCGCTGCTCGGCGGACAGCAAAACATTATGATCGGTAACGTTATTGGGCAGATGTTTAACGAGCTCCAAGCCTGGGGCCTGGGAGGAGCAATATCTGTGATCTTCATCGTCCTGGTGGTAGCCATCGTGTACCTGTTCAACCGGCAGATCGGGCTCGATGAGATCTATGGGTCAGGAGGTGACGCGTGA
- a CDS encoding IclR family transcriptional regulator: MPTDHNDNILDTTQRSLDIVDFIQDQDGATMADITDELDLVKSTTYKHLQTLRHNGYVVKEGEQYHIGLKFYNLGGYARSRKKQHKLAIETTRELANETREEVDMVVENDGRGLILEESYHPEHRYAASDGGMGNQEYHSGTYYHLHCTASGKALLATMSKERVNEIVDRWGLPRRTENTITSKTELFDELEDIKQRGFAYSDEEAVEGLRAVGHRVKGVSGNTICAISLFGPSYRMTDTRFRKEIPKILRSSVETLEEKILNEMTSNY, translated from the coding sequence ATGCCTACTGATCACAATGATAATATCCTAGACACGACACAGCGTTCTCTAGATATCGTTGATTTTATTCAAGATCAAGATGGCGCAACGATGGCAGATATCACTGACGAGCTGGATCTGGTAAAGAGTACCACCTACAAACATCTTCAAACGCTGAGACATAACGGATACGTCGTTAAAGAGGGGGAACAGTACCACATCGGATTGAAATTCTACAACCTCGGCGGATACGCTCGAAGTAGGAAGAAACAGCACAAACTCGCAATAGAAACCACCCGGGAACTAGCCAACGAAACCCGCGAAGAGGTCGATATGGTTGTCGAAAACGATGGACGAGGATTGATTCTCGAGGAGTCCTATCATCCGGAACATCGATATGCAGCAAGCGATGGAGGAATGGGTAACCAGGAGTATCACTCCGGAACCTATTATCACCTTCATTGCACTGCATCGGGGAAAGCACTTCTTGCAACGATGTCGAAGGAACGGGTGAATGAGATCGTTGACCGATGGGGACTCCCGCGTCGGACGGAAAACACGATCACGTCAAAGACGGAACTATTTGATGAACTGGAGGACATTAAGCAGAGAGGGTTTGCGTATTCGGATGAGGAAGCCGTGGAGGGATTACGAGCGGTTGGACACCGCGTTAAGGGAGTAAGCGGGAACACGATCTGCGCCATTTCCTTGTTCGGACCGAGCTATCGGATGACCGACACCCGGTTTCGAAAAGAGATCCCGAAAATACTGCGATCATCGGTTGAGACATTGGAGGAGAAGATCTTGAACGAGATGACTTCGAATTATTGA
- a CDS encoding arsenic resistance protein: MDAKQWLQRHQVAVYAVAVALAVGVGSGRPGAAAPVERLIDPVLAVLLYVTFLEIPFVRLRRAVTNGRFIAAALGMNFLVVPVVVWGFIRVLPPEPVVLVGVCLVLLTPCVDYVITFTDLAGGDAEQITATTPALLVLQLLLLPAYLWLFLGADVAAVIDARPFLEAFLTLIVIPLLLAWGTEVWAARSSRGGSWQRTMGWLPVPMLGVTLFVVIASQLPRVADSIGGIAAVVPVYVAFLVVMPVLGRVAAGLVGLDVGESRALVFTSVTRNSLVVLPLALALPAGYELAPAVVVTQTLVELCGMVVLTRVVPAWLVPGPA, encoded by the coding sequence ATGGACGCGAAACAGTGGCTGCAGCGGCACCAGGTCGCCGTGTACGCGGTGGCGGTCGCCCTGGCGGTCGGCGTGGGAAGCGGTCGACCCGGCGCGGCCGCCCCCGTCGAACGGCTGATCGATCCCGTGCTGGCGGTGCTGCTGTACGTGACGTTTCTCGAGATCCCGTTCGTGCGGCTGCGGCGGGCGGTCACGAACGGGCGGTTCATCGCGGCCGCGCTCGGGATGAACTTCCTCGTCGTTCCCGTCGTCGTGTGGGGGTTCATTCGGGTGCTTCCGCCGGAGCCGGTCGTCCTCGTCGGCGTGTGTCTGGTGTTGTTGACGCCGTGTGTCGACTACGTCATCACCTTCACCGACCTGGCGGGCGGTGACGCCGAGCAGATCACCGCGACGACGCCGGCGCTGCTGGTGCTCCAGCTCCTGCTGCTGCCGGCGTACCTCTGGCTGTTTCTGGGTGCCGACGTCGCGGCGGTCATCGACGCCCGGCCCTTCCTCGAGGCGTTCCTCACCCTCATCGTGATCCCGCTGCTGCTCGCGTGGGGCACCGAGGTCTGGGCGGCGCGGTCCTCGCGGGGCGGATCGTGGCAGCGGACGATGGGCTGGCTGCCCGTGCCGATGCTGGGCGTCACGCTGTTCGTCGTCATCGCCTCGCAGCTCCCCCGGGTGGCCGACTCGATCGGGGGGATCGCGGCGGTCGTGCCGGTGTACGTCGCGTTCCTCGTCGTGATGCCGGTGCTCGGGCGGGTGGCCGCCGGGCTGGTCGGGCTGGACGTCGGCGAAAGTCGCGCGCTCGTGTTCACGTCCGTCACGCGAAACTCGCTGGTCGTGCTCCCGCTGGCGCTGGCGCTCCCGGCGGGCTACGAGCTCGCCCCGGCGGTCGTCGTCACGCAGACGCTCGTCGAACTGTGCGGGATGGTCGTGCTCACGCGGGTCGTCCCGGCGTGGCTCGTTCCGGGGCCGGCATAG
- a CDS encoding ABC transporter substrate-binding protein yields the protein MVAGLSGCLGDGDGGNGNGGAQTGTVDGDPGLADELRVSTYGGAMGNAISSTVLDGFEEEYGVEIVSGDFPSNWGLISQMQAGEVDVDVLILDNTAVPTAYEADLMLELRPENIPNLERYQDRFDPRNARWDPTENGASYAPFQYFADGMTYNTEQLDTPTEWDDMLTEGAQGHAINASWIDRVLGVAGVDIGVDVSDLGTDTESKLNQIWERVEEQNEYIFEWADTGGTIQDAFASGTAYIGMMWYGRATTLHDEDDVPIEYIIPEEGTTMATSGWSVSETTERRYTAEKFIDYSLSEQAQYDYGEAIGYVPTTEMDELPQIVQDNPDYQQKDRLEFFDGHALMNNQSDWAREFQQRIRQ from the coding sequence ATGGTTGCCGGCCTCAGCGGTTGCTTGGGTGATGGCGATGGGGGCAATGGTAACGGCGGCGCTCAAACCGGAACCGTCGATGGTGATCCGGGGCTGGCCGACGAGCTTCGCGTCTCAACGTACGGTGGGGCTATGGGCAACGCGATCTCGAGCACCGTGCTTGACGGGTTCGAGGAGGAATACGGAGTCGAGATCGTCTCCGGAGACTTCCCGTCGAACTGGGGTCTCATATCACAGATGCAGGCCGGAGAAGTCGATGTTGACGTCCTTATCCTGGATAATACTGCAGTTCCAACCGCTTACGAAGCGGATCTGATGTTGGAGCTTCGACCGGAAAACATCCCGAACCTCGAACGGTATCAGGACCGGTTCGACCCACGAAACGCCCGATGGGACCCGACCGAAAACGGAGCGAGTTACGCACCGTTCCAATACTTTGCGGATGGGATGACGTATAATACGGAGCAGCTGGACACGCCGACGGAATGGGATGATATGCTCACCGAGGGAGCACAGGGACATGCCATCAATGCGTCGTGGATCGACCGCGTTCTCGGGGTGGCCGGTGTCGATATCGGCGTAGACGTCAGTGATCTCGGCACGGATACCGAATCAAAACTGAACCAGATCTGGGAACGCGTTGAGGAGCAAAACGAGTACATCTTCGAGTGGGCGGACACCGGAGGAACCATCCAGGATGCCTTCGCGAGCGGGACCGCATACATTGGAATGATGTGGTATGGGAGAGCGACGACGCTCCACGACGAGGATGACGTTCCGATCGAGTACATCATCCCGGAGGAAGGAACGACGATGGCCACGAGTGGCTGGAGCGTTTCCGAAACGACGGAGCGTCGCTATACCGCCGAGAAGTTCATCGATTACAGCCTCTCCGAGCAGGCACAATACGACTACGGCGAAGCCATCGGTTACGTCCCAACGACGGAGATGGACGAACTCCCGCAAATCGTCCAAGACAATCCGGATTATCAGCAAAAAGACCGTCTGGAGTTCTTCGATGGACACGCGCTTATGAACAATCAATCCGATTGGGCAAGAGAATTCCAGCAGCGCATTCGGCAGTAA
- a CDS encoding cupin domain-containing protein — translation MTQEFTMVEFDTATKEPSRISGVPGIDLTEELGCKELRPRVWYLDPGDTMVRHKQEQQEELYVPLAGPCQIRIDGELFTVPTGSAVRISPDTPRQLINTDQHQHAWLIVGAPPIEDDGIPLISK, via the coding sequence ATGACTCAGGAATTCACGATGGTGGAATTCGATACTGCGACGAAGGAACCATCCCGAATATCCGGCGTTCCAGGTATTGATCTGACCGAAGAACTCGGATGCAAGGAGCTTCGGCCGAGAGTCTGGTATCTCGATCCCGGTGACACGATGGTGCGTCATAAGCAGGAGCAACAGGAGGAACTCTATGTTCCCCTTGCAGGGCCGTGTCAGATCCGGATCGATGGGGAACTATTCACCGTTCCGACTGGCTCCGCAGTACGTATTTCACCGGATACGCCACGACAGTTAATCAATACTGATCAACACCAGCACGCGTGGTTGATCGTTGGTGCTCCTCCGATCGAAGACGACGGAATCCCGCTCATTTCCAAATAA
- a CDS encoding ABC transporter permease encodes MGSIRSVLSNIDLSDGLSTRLLKVHTLLLFTFLYVPIGVVVLLSFTPDQVPTFPMPGISLQWYAEIFPPNYNEELISALFTSLKIATLSSIGAGVVGTLAAFGMVRHDLHIRWLSTDKLNTAFLLPLVVPWIVTGIAVSTLYSLLGIYGTFWSVVLGHILITIPFVVTIVSSQLYGFDRSLEEAAQNLGASEVRTFYEVTFPIVVPGILGGMLFAFTISFDNFTQTFFWTSFGTDTLPVVIYSMIRTGIDPSVNAIGTVIVGFSLTVAVIGEKLSQRVLD; translated from the coding sequence ATGGGATCGATTCGATCAGTCCTCTCCAACATCGACCTCTCGGATGGTCTCAGTACCCGTCTCCTGAAAGTCCACACACTGTTGCTTTTCACGTTCCTCTACGTCCCGATCGGCGTCGTCGTGCTGTTGTCGTTTACGCCGGATCAGGTACCGACGTTTCCGATGCCGGGGATTAGTCTTCAGTGGTACGCGGAGATATTCCCGCCAAACTACAATGAGGAGCTGATATCCGCCCTTTTCACTAGTCTGAAGATCGCGACGTTATCCTCGATCGGAGCGGGAGTCGTCGGGACGCTCGCGGCGTTCGGAATGGTTCGACACGATCTCCACATCCGCTGGCTCTCGACTGACAAATTAAACACGGCCTTCCTACTCCCACTCGTTGTTCCGTGGATCGTGACGGGGATTGCCGTTTCAACCCTCTACAGTTTGCTCGGGATCTACGGGACGTTCTGGTCCGTGGTCCTTGGCCATATTCTCATCACGATACCGTTCGTCGTGACGATCGTTTCGAGCCAACTCTACGGTTTCGATCGATCACTCGAGGAAGCAGCGCAAAATCTCGGTGCATCGGAGGTTCGAACGTTCTACGAAGTTACGTTCCCGATCGTCGTTCCCGGTATCCTCGGGGGAATGCTGTTCGCGTTCACGATCTCGTTCGACAACTTTACTCAGACTTTCTTTTGGACGAGCTTCGGAACGGACACGCTCCCCGTCGTCATTTACTCAATGATTCGAACGGGTATCGATCCCTCCGTGAACGCGATCGGAACCGTAATCGTTGGGTTCTCACTGACGGTTGCCGTAATCGGAGAGAAACTTTCCCAACGAGTACTGGACTAG
- a CDS encoding zinc-binding metallopeptidase family protein, with product MVEAETIKAFAIDWLEQNQDWLAEFEQEIWEYAEPAFREYKSARAYRELLEEHGFEVEVGTAGMPTAFLAEWGTGEPTLATYAEYDAVPGNSQQRVPYEAPREGLHPYAAGHTDPHSILGVGTLGGVLAAKNAMDEFDLDGRIRYFGEPAEKICASKPVHATKGYFEDHDAHISYHPYPTNTTVWDTQCGSYWSVVFTFECDEPETWSDPSVLPDMGPWHAGARAPGALDAISLMYTNTKHTKEAMFPHTGTWIVNEHVMNAGQKTSDNLAPRIGQIQYCWRAPTLDIQQRIYEILRQNAEHAASVSHCSLSETWVTKTRVGLTNHTLSTLTYENLKQAGTPKLSEEAREFGREIQRNLDIEPMENPFNDGAEELIEPQDYEAQLRRGLPEWQQNFTSDDYVDYTWHAPTVRLYTGRPWLDPPTEDYSYPEWAYNAIGGVPEVTHPGMFTASKTIAGTMLDLFVRPDALEAATEEFRERTGGGVGGSEWVPPLLPEDHTPPTDLPWPEYVETPRGREWSLATPSRTWNGNKPYEGTNE from the coding sequence ATGGTGGAAGCGGAGACTATCAAAGCGTTTGCTATCGACTGGTTAGAGCAAAATCAGGATTGGCTCGCCGAGTTCGAGCAGGAGATCTGGGAGTATGCCGAACCGGCGTTTCGAGAGTACAAATCGGCGCGTGCGTATCGAGAGTTGCTCGAGGAGCACGGCTTTGAGGTCGAGGTCGGTACTGCCGGAATGCCGACGGCCTTCCTCGCCGAATGGGGAACCGGTGAGCCGACGCTGGCGACGTATGCCGAGTACGACGCGGTGCCGGGAAACTCACAACAACGCGTCCCGTATGAAGCACCTCGTGAAGGCCTTCATCCCTATGCAGCAGGCCACACGGACCCTCACTCTATACTTGGGGTGGGAACCCTTGGCGGGGTTCTCGCGGCCAAAAACGCGATGGACGAGTTCGATCTCGACGGGCGGATCCGATACTTTGGAGAACCGGCGGAGAAGATCTGTGCATCCAAACCGGTCCACGCCACGAAAGGCTACTTCGAGGACCACGATGCCCATATCTCCTATCACCCGTACCCGACAAATACCACGGTCTGGGACACTCAGTGTGGATCGTATTGGAGCGTCGTGTTCACCTTCGAATGTGACGAGCCGGAAACGTGGTCGGACCCGAGCGTGCTCCCGGATATGGGGCCGTGGCATGCAGGCGCACGCGCACCGGGGGCGCTGGACGCCATCTCGCTTATGTATACGAACACGAAGCATACGAAGGAAGCGATGTTTCCCCACACCGGCACGTGGATCGTGAACGAACACGTCATGAATGCGGGGCAGAAAACGTCGGATAACCTCGCGCCACGCATCGGGCAGATACAATACTGCTGGCGCGCCCCGACTCTCGACATTCAACAACGGATCTACGAAATCTTGCGGCAAAACGCCGAACACGCGGCGTCGGTGTCACATTGTTCGCTGTCGGAGACCTGGGTGACGAAAACGCGCGTCGGGTTGACTAACCATACCCTTTCAACGCTCACTTACGAGAACCTCAAACAGGCCGGCACGCCGAAGTTGAGCGAGGAGGCCCGTGAATTCGGCCGAGAGATACAGCGGAATCTGGACATCGAGCCAATGGAGAATCCCTTCAACGACGGAGCGGAAGAACTCATCGAGCCCCAGGACTACGAGGCCCAGCTCCGTCGGGGACTTCCGGAATGGCAGCAGAACTTCACCTCCGACGACTACGTCGATTATACGTGGCACGCTCCAACGGTTCGTCTGTACACCGGCCGGCCGTGGCTTGACCCGCCGACCGAGGACTACAGTTACCCGGAATGGGCCTATAACGCGATCGGTGGCGTGCCCGAAGTGACGCATCCGGGTATGTTCACAGCCAGTAAAACGATCGCCGGAACGATGCTCGATCTGTTCGTCCGCCCGGACGCTCTCGAGGCCGCGACGGAGGAGTTCCGCGAACGGACCGGTGGAGGCGTCGGGGGAAGCGAGTGGGTGCCCCCGCTGCTACCGGAAGATCACACTCCGCCGACCGACCTTCCGTGGCCCGAATACGTCGAAACGCCACGCGGGAGAGAGTGGTCATTGGCAACTCCATCACGAACGTGGAACGGAAACAAGCCCTACGAAGGGACGAACGAGTGA
- a CDS encoding ABC transporter ATP-binding protein, with protein sequence MTPTLQQTEPTSSSDERKAVVTLDSIVKEFGDVTAVDDVSIEVRDGEFFSIVGPSGCGKTTTLRMIAGFERPTRGRIHLEDEDVSQVPAYERDIGMVFQGYALFPHKTVGENVAFGLKMQGVPEEEREKRVADILSLVNLPGTEDRNPTELSGGQQQRIALARALVVEPSVLLLDEPLSNLDRKLREEMRFELKRIQDELGITTIYVTHDQEEAMSMSDRILVLNKGEMEQIGEPYEIYHGPSNQFVADFIGDINALPGTIVSKTDSQYTVELDDTTDVIDLPRSVSGRELQADTRVNVNVRPADSQLDTKLDEGISLQGTIEAINFLGKSANILIDVNGREFLVQANGRTAGGRYQPGDSVTVNWKTEASILLQES encoded by the coding sequence ATGACACCAACACTACAGCAAACGGAGCCAACGTCGTCAAGTGACGAACGAAAGGCAGTCGTTACGCTCGATTCTATCGTCAAAGAGTTCGGGGACGTGACGGCAGTTGACGACGTTTCGATCGAGGTACGGGATGGGGAGTTCTTCTCAATCGTCGGACCGAGTGGATGTGGAAAAACCACAACCCTTCGAATGATAGCCGGGTTCGAACGGCCGACCCGCGGACGGATTCATCTCGAGGATGAGGACGTCAGTCAGGTTCCCGCGTATGAACGGGACATTGGTATGGTATTCCAAGGGTATGCCCTCTTTCCACACAAAACCGTCGGCGAAAACGTCGCGTTCGGTCTCAAAATGCAGGGAGTTCCGGAGGAGGAGCGTGAAAAACGAGTCGCCGACATACTCTCGCTTGTGAATCTTCCGGGAACCGAGGATCGGAATCCGACGGAACTTTCGGGAGGTCAACAGCAACGCATCGCGCTCGCACGCGCACTGGTCGTTGAACCCTCGGTGTTGTTGTTGGACGAGCCATTATCGAACCTCGACCGCAAACTTCGGGAGGAAATGCGATTCGAGCTCAAACGAATTCAGGACGAGCTGGGCATTACCACGATCTATGTCACTCACGACCAGGAGGAAGCTATGTCTATGAGTGACCGGATTCTAGTGCTAAATAAGGGTGAAATGGAGCAGATCGGGGAGCCGTATGAGATCTATCACGGGCCGTCAAACCAGTTCGTCGCCGACTTCATCGGAGACATCAATGCGTTACCGGGGACCATCGTGTCAAAGACGGATTCCCAATATACGGTTGAGCTAGATGACACGACAGACGTGATCGATCTGCCACGTTCGGTTTCCGGACGGGAGCTCCAGGCCGATACGCGCGTCAACGTCAACGTTCGTCCGGCGGACTCCCAGTTGGACACGAAGCTCGACGAAGGGATATCGCTTCAAGGAACGATCGAGGCGATAAATTTCCTCGGGAAGAGTGCGAACATTCTTATCGACGTGAACGGTCGTGAATTCCTCGTGCAAGCGAACGGGAGAACGGCTGGTGGTCGTTACCAACCGGGAGACTCGGTCACGGTCAACTGGAAAACAGAGGCCAGCATACTTCTGCAAGAATCCTAA